ATGAACTGCTCGACCGGGCCCTCGACGGTCTCCTCGACGCCGGTGACCGGCAGGAAAGGCACGATCCGGGGGGCGTCGCCGGAGACCCGGGTGCGCATCACGTCACCGATGCGCTGGACGCTGACCTGCGGAGACTCCAGCACGCCTCGGCCGATGTCGCGGGCGTAGTCGCGCGCGGTGTTGGTGCCGTCGGCGATCGACCCGGTGACCCGGGCGACCCGGTTGCCCTCGCGTGCTGCGGCCGAGGCCGCCTGGACCCCGAGATAGGTGAGACAGAACTGCACCGCGAGGAGGATCGCGATCATGAGCAGGGGCATGTAGAGCACCAGCTCGATCGCGCTGGCGCCCCCTTCGTCCCGACGGCGTCTGGTGCGGCGTCGCCGGTCCGCTGCCCTGGTGATCACGGTCCCCTCTCCTTCTCACAGGTGTCGGTCGGTGGTGCGGCCTCAGCCGCCGGCACCGCCGATGTCCTCGCCGATCTGGCCGGCCTTGTCCGTCAGCGCACCGCGCAGGACGGCGCCGATCGCGATGGCGATGGCGGCCACGATCGCGGCGATGATGACCCACTCGACCGCGGACGCGCCCCGCTCCGCGCGACGGGCGCGGTCGTGGTGCACCGCGGCGAGCATCATCAGGAAGCCGACCGGGTGGGTGGGGCTGAAACTGAGCATTGTTCTCTCCGTGTCTCGAGGGACTGGCACTGGTTGTCGGTGACGGACGTGGTCTGGACCTCAGATGCCGAGCACGTTGGCGACGGCGGGATACATCAGGAACAACAGGAAGCCCACGGCCAGCAGCAGCTGGGCGACGAGCATCGACTGGGACTGCTCTGCTGCGCGGCTCTCCGCGTCCGCGAGCTCCCGCTGGCGCATCGAGGCCGCACGGGCGGACAGCGAGTCGCGGACCTTCGCGCCGTCCTCGGCGACGAGTGCGAGTGCGGCTGCCAGGTCACGCAACTCCTCCACCGCCATGTCCGAGCCGAGATCACCGAGAGCGGCCCACGGGGTGACACCCTGCAGGCGGGCCGCCTCCATCGTGTCACGGATCCGGACCATGGCCCAGCCGTCGGAGATCGACGATGCCGCCTGCAGCGCCTCCGGCACGCCGCGGCCCCCGGCGAGGTTCATCGCCACCAGGTCGAGGAAGGCGCTGACGACGTGGCGGAAGTCGCGCCGCCGCTCCTTGGCCGCACTGGCGAGCTGCGACCGGGTGAGATAGCCCCCGACGAGCGCCCCGATGAGAGCGACCCACACGGGGATGGACGCGCTCCCGAGCCCCAGTCCGACCGCGTCCATCAGCACCAGCAGCATCGGCGGGACGACCAGACCGGCGACCGCACCCAGCGCGGTCTGGCCGAGGAACTGCTCCATCGACTGGCCCATCACCGCGAGGTCGGCGCGCAAGCCGGCCGGGGCACGCCATCCACGGGCCTCCAGCTGCGCCCAGATCCGGGCACCGAAGCGCCGGACCCGCAACGACTCGGTGTCGCCGCGGTGCTGACCGCTGGTCAGCGTCCGCGTGGCGGAGGCCCGGGCTCGGGCGGAGTCGAGCCGCGCGAGCTCGGCGGCAGCGGTGCCCGTGCCCCGGTCGAACTGCAGCACCAGCAGCAGGACGCCGAAGCCGGCCACGGCGCCGAGGAGCAGGACCGGGGTCATCCGCGCTGTCCCGTCGTCTCCGCCGAGCGCAGGAACCGCTCGGGCAGGTCGAACGCGGAGAGCCGGCGCATCCACAAGAACCCGGCGGCGAAGAGCGCCAGGATGGCCAGCAGGACGACCTGGCCGAGGGGGGTGTTGTAGGGCTCCACGTAGCTGCGGTTGAAGATCGCCAGGCCGAAGACGAAGAGCACCGTGATGGCGATGACGAGCTGCACGCTGCGGCGCGTGCTGGCCCGGCTCGCGCTCACGCGACGACGCATCTCCAGCTCCTCGCGAGCCGACTCGGCGAGGGACGACAACACGTCGCGCAGGCCCGGGCCACGCAGTCGGGCGTTGAGGATCAGCGCGGCGACGATCAGGTCCGCGCTGGCGTCGTCGAGGTCGTCGGCGAAGCGCTGGAGCGCGACGGGAAGCGGCGTCCGGACCCGCAACCGGTCGGCGAGGACACCGAGGTGGCCGGCCACCGAGGGTGCGGCGGCGTACGCCGTGGCGGGGATCGCCTGCTCGAGACCGACGGCACCCGCGATCGTGTCGCGCAGGGACTCGGTCCAGGCGGCGAGGCCCTCGATCTTGGCGATCGCCGCCTTCTCCGAGGCCGCGCCCCCGACCAGCGCGGGCGCGAAGAAGATCAGCACACCGATGGCGGCGGCCAGCACGACCCACTGGGTGAGGACGAGGGTCAGCAGCGCAACGCCGACCGCGATCGGGATCCGGGTGCCGGCGGCGCGCAGCATCGGGAGCAAGGACGACGGCTCGTCCGCGTGCGGCTTCTCCTCGACCGGACGGAGGGCGTAGATGAGCAGGACACCGGCCGCGCCGACGCCCGCGCCGACGAGGACGATGAGGACGAGCTCGACGGTCAGCACGTCAGAACTCCGCGCCGCTGTGGACCGGCTCGTAGCCGACGGCGACGAGCTCGTCGAGACAGCTGACCGGGGCGGCCGCGACGGCGTACCCCTCGGGTCCCTCCTTGAAGACCTCGCTGGAGAGCACGCGTCCGTCGACGCCGTTGACCTCACGGACCGACGTGATCATGCGGCGCAGCCCACCCCCGGTGGCGAAGAGGTTGCGCCGCTCGACGAACACGACGAAGTCGATCGCGCCGGCGATCAGCATCATCGTCGCCTCGGCAGGCAACCGCTCGACCGACTGGATGGCGTAGGTGGAGATCCGGTTGAACACCTCGAGGGAGGAGTTGGCGTGAATGGTCGACAGCGAGCCGTCGTTGCCCTGGCTCATCGCGTTGAGCATCGTCACGATCTCGTCACCGAGGACCTCACCGACGATGACCCGGCTGGGGTTCATGCGCAGCGAGCGGCGCACCAGGTCGGCCATGCCGATGGCACCCTGCCCCTCGGAGTTGGGCAGTCGCTCCTCGAAGGCGACCACGTTGGGGTGCAGGTCGGGGAACTCTCCCAGTCCGAGCTCGAGTGCCCGCTCGACGGTGATGAGGCGCTCGTGCGGCGGGATCTCGTTGGCGAGCGCTCGGAGCAACGTCGTCTTCCCAGCGTTGGTGGCCCCGGCGATCATGATGTTCTTGCGGGCCGCGACCGCCGCCGACAGGAACGCCGCGAGCTCCGGCGTCATCGTCCCGCTGTCGACGAGCATGTCCAGCGAGACCCGGCTCAGGCGCGCACGGCGGATCGAGAGGGACGGGCGCGGGGTCACGCCCATCACTGCCGAGAGCCGGCTGCCGTCAGGCAGTCGCAGGTCGAGCTGCGGGTTGGCGGAGTCGAACGGCCGACTGGTGAGACCGGAGTAGGCACCCAGGACCTGGACCAGCTCGACCAGCTCGTCGTCGCTGTCGGCGACCGGCGGCAGGCGGCGCTCCTCGCCGTTGGCATAGCCGACGAAGACGTTGTCGTAGCCGTTGATGTCGATGTTCTCGACCTCGGGGTCGTCGAGCAGCGGCTGCAGCCGCCCCACTCCGTAGAGCGCGGCGTGGATGCCGTCGGCGAGCTCGGCCTCACTCTGGTGGTCCGGCGGCGTGCGGCCCGCCTGGATCTCCGCCCGGGCGTGGGCCTCGAGGACCTGCGAGATGACCGAGCGGGCGAACTGCCGCTCGTCGTCGCTGTTCATCGGCGGCAGACCCGCCTCGGCGTCCTCGCGCCGCTTGCGCGACAGGGTGTCGGCGACCTGCTCGCGCAGGGTGCGCAGGAGCTGCTGGTCGACGCTCATCGCACGACCGCCTGGGTGGCGAGGGTGCGCGACGCGGCCAGGGACTCCACGCGGCCGGCGAGGTCGACCAGCGATCGCACCAGCACCGAACGGCGTACGGCGCGGCCGTCCTCGGTGTGCAGGATGCGCAGCGTCTTGGGGTCGTGCGCCACGACACCCAGCGAGGTCGCCGTGATGCCGGCCGAGGCGAGCAACCGCTCGATGTCGTCAGCCGCGCGCTGCTCCTTGGGGTCGCCCACGACGACGAACCCGATCGGGATCCCGTCGATGGCGCCGATGCGCAGTGGTTCGCGGAGTCCGGTGAGGCGCTCTCGCAGGTGCGCGACACTGGGCACGTCGGAGCGCAGGACGAACACGACGGCGTCGGAGCGCTCGAGCACCGGCATGGTCGCGGCACCGGGGTGCACGCGTCCGCAGTCGACCAAGACGTCGCCGTCGTACGCCGCCAGCGAGCCGGCGACGTGTGGCCAGGAGGCGCCCAGCGCCTGCACCTGGCTCGGGCGCGCCACGCCGACCAGCACGGAGAGCCCGTCGGCGGTCGGCTGGACGTGGTCCGCGACCGCAGAGCGTGCGCCCCCGCGGACCGCGGCACCGAGCGACAACAGCCCCCGGTCCTCACCGAGCGGCTCGCCGTCCGGGTCGCGCAGGACGTAGGTCAGGTCGCCCCCGATCGGGTCGAGGTCGGCGACGACGCTCTTGCGGGGCCAGACCCGGGCGAGCCCGGCGACGGTGCGGGTGACGCCGGGCGATCCCTTGGCCGAGACGAAGGAGATCAGGCTCACGACGACGACTCCAGGATCGTCAGCGTGACGTCCTCGAGCGAGGCCCCACGACCGATGAGCGCGACCCCCAGCCGGTTGGTGGCGGCGGCATCGACGACGCCGTCCGCCGCGTCCGCCGGCACGACGATGGTGGCGAGTCGCGCGGCCGACCCACCGGCGATGTCGTCCCCACCCCCGGCGGTGTCGGTGGCGGTGACCAGGCCGGTGGCCAACGGCTCTGCGGCGACGCTGGTCTCGCCCACACGGATCAACCGGACCTCGTCGCCGGCGCGCAGGCCGGGCGGGACGTTGGTCGAGACCAGCGGGATGCCCACCTGGACCAGGTCGTCGGGCACGGGCGGGTTCCGGTCGACCATGGTCTCGTCGAGGAACTGGCCCGCCCGCAGGGCGCTGCGTGCGTAGGCGCCGATAACCTGGTCGGCGTCGGCCTCCCGGATCAGCATGTCGCCCTCCGAGGCCACCCGCTTGCGCAGCAGGTTGTCGGTGGTGAACTCCTGGCCGATGGCCATGTCCTGGCCCACGACGAGGACG
The nucleotide sequence above comes from Nocardioides massiliensis. Encoded proteins:
- a CDS encoding type II secretion system F family protein: MLTVELVLIVLVGAGVGAAGVLLIYALRPVEEKPHADEPSSLLPMLRAAGTRIPIAVGVALLTLVLTQWVVLAAAIGVLIFFAPALVGGAASEKAAIAKIEGLAAWTESLRDTIAGAVGLEQAIPATAYAAAPSVAGHLGVLADRLRVRTPLPVALQRFADDLDDASADLIVAALILNARLRGPGLRDVLSSLAESAREELEMRRRVSASRASTRRSVQLVIAITVLFVFGLAIFNRSYVEPYNTPLGQVVLLAILALFAAGFLWMRRLSAFDLPERFLRSAETTGQRG
- a CDS encoding CpaF family protein, with the protein product MSVDQQLLRTLREQVADTLSRKRREDAEAGLPPMNSDDERQFARSVISQVLEAHARAEIQAGRTPPDHQSEAELADGIHAALYGVGRLQPLLDDPEVENIDINGYDNVFVGYANGEERRLPPVADSDDELVELVQVLGAYSGLTSRPFDSANPQLDLRLPDGSRLSAVMGVTPRPSLSIRRARLSRVSLDMLVDSGTMTPELAAFLSAAVAARKNIMIAGATNAGKTTLLRALANEIPPHERLITVERALELGLGEFPDLHPNVVAFEERLPNSEGQGAIGMADLVRRSLRMNPSRVIVGEVLGDEIVTMLNAMSQGNDGSLSTIHANSSLEVFNRISTYAIQSVERLPAEATMMLIAGAIDFVVFVERRNLFATGGGLRRMITSVREVNGVDGRVLSSEVFKEGPEGYAVAAAPVSCLDELVAVGYEPVHSGAEF
- a CDS encoding TadE family protein gives rise to the protein MITRAADRRRRTRRRRDEGGASAIELVLYMPLLMIAILLAVQFCLTYLGVQAASAAAREGNRVARVTGSIADGTNTARDYARDIGRGVLESPQVSVQRIGDVMRTRVSGDAPRIVPFLPVTGVEETVEGPVEQFMEDTG
- a CDS encoding SAF domain-containing protein — encoded protein: MTQDGAAATATGGSTGGSSKDDRQRQRAARGIRSRAAASGPTDRPTPPRRRRPALAALAVLLIVGGAALAGLLALRLDSREYVLVVGQDMAIGQEFTTDNLLRKRVASEGDMLIREADADQVIGAYARSALRAGQFLDETMVDRNPPVPDDLVQVGIPLVSTNVPPGLRAGDEVRLIRVGETSVAAEPLATGLVTATDTAGGGDDIAGGSAARLATIVVPADAADGVVDAAATNRLGVALIGRGASLEDVTLTILESSS
- a CDS encoding type II secretion system F family protein, which translates into the protein MTPVLLLGAVAGFGVLLLVLQFDRGTGTAAAELARLDSARARASATRTLTSGQHRGDTESLRVRRFGARIWAQLEARGWRAPAGLRADLAVMGQSMEQFLGQTALGAVAGLVVPPMLLVLMDAVGLGLGSASIPVWVALIGALVGGYLTRSQLASAAKERRRDFRHVVSAFLDLVAMNLAGGRGVPEALQAASSISDGWAMVRIRDTMEAARLQGVTPWAALGDLGSDMAVEELRDLAAALALVAEDGAKVRDSLSARAASMRQRELADAESRAAEQSQSMLVAQLLLAVGFLLFLMYPAVANVLGI